GATAAAGAATCTCAAAGCGAAGTGCGAAGCGATGCGAACGACGGGCTACGAAATTCCGAAGATAGCTTTTATGCCGAAAACGCTTTCCGACGTTGCCGATATGTTCCGCGAAGCTTCTTCGATGGCGGATCATGAGCATATACTCTGCGCGATGGGGCCGATGGGACAGGTGACGCGTATTTTGGCATATAAGCTTCATTCGTATTTGACTTACGTGTCGCCTGAAGAAACCGAAAGCAATATCCCTGCTATCGGTCACATCGATCCCGTAACGCTGAACGACGTATACCGTTTCCGCGCTTTAAGCGATCGGACGGCGCTCTATGCGGTGACCGGCTGGCCGCTTGCAAAAACGTCGAGTCCCGCGCTTCACAACGAAGGATATAAAATCAATAATATCGATGCGCTCCTTTTTCCGCTGCGCTCTCCGTCCGTTTCAGATGTGCTCGACTGCGCGGCGTCCCTCGGCGTGAGGGGACTTGCGGTAACCGTTCCGCATAAAGAAGCCGTCATCCCCGAATTGATAAAGCTCGATTCGGAAGCGCAGGCGATCGGAGCATGCAATACCGTCGTGCGCACCGACGAGGGATGGACGGGCTGCAATACCGATGCGTACGGATTTCAAACGGCGCTTTTGCGTTTTCTCGGCGTAAAAAAACTGCGTCATCGCCGCGTCGCCGTCATCGGTGCCGGAGGAGCTGCAAAAGCAGTCGCATACGTCGTACAGTCCCTCGGCGCTAAAGCGTGCATCTTTAACAGAACGCTTTCTCATGCAAAAGCGCTCGCCGAACGGTACGGCTTCGACTATGCGCCGCTCGGCCCCGAAGCCGCAAAAAAAATCGAAAAGTACGCAGACATCATCGTTCAGACGACGTCGAAGGGTATGAACTCGGACGGGCAAGCGTCGAAAGACGGCGACCCGCTGTATTTTTATCAATTTACCGGAACGGAAACGGTATTCGATTTGGTATATGTACCCGCCGTCACTCCGATCATGGCGCGCGCAGCGGAAGCGGGCTGCAAAACATGCAACGGTGCGGAAATGCTCAAGTATCAGGGTTACAGGCAGTTTAAAATTTTTACGGGAATCGATTACGGCGCCGAGTGCGAGAGGCTTTGTTAGCCGATGTTTCCGCCGCTGCCGACAAAACGCGCGCATCTCTATCTGAAAAAGATTTTCGAGCGGCTTCAAAACGGTTCCCTCGTTTTAAAACAGGTGTCGCTTCCGAGCGAAGAGCGGGACGGGCACGGCGTTATGATCGGGTGTCTCGTATGCGCCGATGCCGAAGGCAATAAAATAATTCTCAACGCGGTTTCGGGCAACAGCCTCGTCGCCGAAGGCGAGTCGGAAGGGATATGGGTACCGCCGATCGTAAGCGCAGAACTTATCACGGACGCGCTTTTACCGAACGACAAGCGTATTCACGAATTGACCGCGGCATTGAAAAGCGCTCCCGAAAACGAGCGCCGCCGCATCGCCGCCGAGAGGGAAATCCTGACGACGGAGTCGCTTCGAAAAGTACATGAACTTTATCGATTTCACTGTATAGACGGAAGCGTTCGGCATCTTAGCGATATCTGCAAAACGAAATTGCCGCCGACAGGTACCGGCGACTGCTGTGCGCCGAAACTGCTCGAGTATGCGTTTTCGCACTCGCTTTTTCCCGTGAGCATGGATGAAATGTATTGGGGAAAGGCGACGCAAAGCAAAGAGAGCGGCACATCCTATCCGCCGTGCGACGAACGCTGCGCGCTCGTTTTGCCTTCGATGCTCGGTCTTGAAATCGTCTACCGCGACGATGCGATCCTCGTTGTCAATAAGCCGAGCGGCCTCCTTTCCGTTCCGGGGCGGGGACCCGAAAAACAGGACTGCATCGTAAACCGCATGAAGCGCCTCTTTCCGAAAACGATTCCGTATCCGTCGGTGCACCGGCTCGACATGGAAACGTCGGGGCTCATGGTGCTCGCCTTTACGCAGGACGCGCAGCGTTCGCTTTCGATGCAGTTCGAAAAAGGCGATGTGCATAAGCGCTATATCGCACTGCTTGACGGATCTCTCGAAAACGCGCCCGGCCGATGTGCACCTCTTCCAAGCGTCGTCGAAGGGCGCATGGAATTGAAGTTTTCTCTCGACTGGCCGAACCGCCCGAAGCGCGTCTACGACGAAGCAAACGGCAAGCTCGGCATCACCGAATGGAAAAAACTCGGCTACAACCGGTACCGCGGAACCGACGGAAAAAACAGAAAGGTGACGCGCATTTTATTTATTCCGCACACGGGGCGTACACACCAGCTCCGCGTCGCGTCAAGCGATATGCAGGGTTTCGGTCTTCCGATCGTCGGCGATTCTTTGTACGGAACGTGCGGGGCGGGGGAGCGTCTCATGCTTCACGCTTCGTATCTGTCGTTTATCCATCCTGTAAGGGGCGAGCGCGTCGCCTTTGAATGCGAACCCGATTTTTAAGGGGATGATGCGGGAGCGGGCGGACGCGACAAGCGCCTATGATTGCAGGCCTTCGCCGGCCGCAATGTTTGTCATGAGTGTACCGTTGCGGTTTGCGCTTCGAATTTTAAGATAGGATTATTAATATGGAAATAATGCATATCGATGCATCAAAAGATTGGGGACAATTGACGGCTAAAGAGATTTTATACGCGAGACATTTTATAATACGAGTATTTGCGATTTATCTAAAGACAAAAGGTTTTCGCGTTAGGGAAACGAGAGTTTCGGAGAATGATTTTTTTCTTATTAATTATGAATGTTGGGGAGGGGCGATGAGCGTGCAAGGACACGAATTGAAACCACATGCAACAGATATCTTCTTTATGCGCTATCACGATTTTCCGAATATCGACGATGATTATTTATTGGTGACCGATGCACCTACACCTGCATGGACATTAGGTTTTTCTGAAAGGATAATTTATTCATTTGATAGATATCTATATGATATATTGGTGGAGCGAGGAGAAGCGTATCAAAAATTACAGGAAGACAGCAGAGCCGCTGGTGTCCGATTCAGTGCACGTCCTCACGTTGTTGTAACGGGAAAGATGATAGCACAGACAGAAGAGCATAATAGGAAAAAAGGATTTTTACCGTGCTATTTATCGTTTGATCGTATGTCGGCGAAAGAGATAAAGGCTGATTTGAAACGGCTTTTGGAAAGCGGCCGAGGTGTTTTATGAGGCGAAGAAAAAAAGACAACGTGCTGCTCGTTCAGGGGATAAGAGCAGGGGTTCTGCAAGTATTTATGCTCTTATATTTGATGCTGTCAAGTACTCTGATCTTTGCGGATACAAGTTTACGCTCGTTATTTGATTTTAAAGAATATCCGTATAAAGAAATTCAAATCAAAGACCGCGGTACGCTTGAACCTCAGTATATAAAAGATTCCGATTATTCTACATGCTGGATTTTTTCAATTGAAAATATAAAAGGCATCGAGACTTTTCTGTATTATCCGATGGGTAATAATAAAGAGTGTAGAAAAGGTAAGTTTAAAATCAATGGTCAGGAATTCGTTTATAATGAATCGGATTTCGATTTACATAGCTTAAAATTGTGTTCCGCAAATTTTGAAGATAAGACTTTTTTGATGCTTCTAGGGAATATAGGTAAATATAATGACTGTATATGTTTTATTTTTGATATAACGGATCCCGAACATATTGTTTTTTATCCGCCGGAAAAAAGATTTATCGAAGCCGATTTCAATAAAAACTTTTTCGGTTTGTATCAAAACAAGCTTTGTTTTTTCTTTTCAACAAGACGTTTTGAATGGAACGGCCGATATAAATTAAGTCCTTACTTTATTGACGGAGATTTATTAAAAGAGTTGTACAATGAAAACGGAAAACCGTACTTTATTAACTATTCATATACTACAAAATATGAACAAGCCTTTGTGATTGAAGAAAAAAATATTCCTGACGGTAAGTAATTATTATACCGTGAGATTCGGTAGTTTTTGCAAAAACTGCGTGTCCTTGCAACGTTTGCAAAAATACGATAACGATCTTTGCAGTAAGTGTGACTCTTGGGTTTTGCACTCCAAATTTTAAAACGGGATTATTAATATGTACGAAAAGTTATACATAAGATATCGCTTAATACGACTGTCGGCGAGGTTCCGGTGAAAAATAATAAAAATGAATAAGATTATACGTTTTTTATGTTTATCGCTTGTTTGTTTTGCATTTATCGGTTGTGATAAAAAATACCCGATGTACACAGAATTGAAAATATATGACAGCCGTCTTTCGGATGAAGAAGTGCGAACGGTTTGGCGTATTGTCTCATCTGCGAAAACGAAAAGAATTTGCGTTTCCGATCGTCCGGATATTGTTTTTTGTTATAAAACCGATAAGGGCGAAGATAATTTTCTTTCGGTGTATTTAAAAGACGCATATATATATGACGGATACTTTATCGATGCTTTGACGGATGAAATGAAAGATCGGAAATCGACTGTCCTCTGTTTGCGTAAATCGGCACTTTTTGAATTGCAAAATATAATTGCAAAGTATTCAAAATCGTAATAACATACAACTGCTCTTTTTCGTAGAGCCGGCGAATACGAAGATAGTGATTTTCCGCTTTACCGGCGCAGACTTCGTAGGTGCCGCCGTACGACAGGGGTTTTAAACGGGCGGAACGAAGTTTTCAGCATATTCGAACAACGATCTTCGAACGGCGATTTACAAAAATCGGTATTCGGGCTACAATAAAGCGTTAAAAGAATCGGTCGGATTTTAAAGGTGATCGCACAACGCCGCCTTTGCCGGATAAGCGCTTGCGGGAGATGTCGTATGAAACACGTTGAAAGATGTATTGTCGTTTTCGCAATTTTTGCCGCGCTCGGTGTTTTCGCTTCGTGTAAATCGACGAAGAAGGGAAGCGGACTTGCGGAATACCGCTATGTCATGAGCGCGGACGATAAATCGGGTTATACGTTTTATCGCTTTTACGCAAACAAAACGTTTTCACGCGGCGCCTACGGAAGGGACGGATCAAGGTCGGGCGAAATCGAAACCGAAAGAGGAACTTATTCCGGCGATGCACAATCCGACGGAGAACTCACGCTGACCGTTACGTCGACATTCAATGCGCTTAAAGGCGTGTGGCTTTCCGTTTCTTCAACGGATGCCGAACGAGGAAAAATTTCCGGCGATACGTTTGATTTCAACGGTATCGGCTATGTAAAATACGGCGGTAAAAGCGAAGCCGCCCGTTGATCGAATTTTTAACGATCGAATCGATATTGAATCGAATCGAAAAAAGCTTTTGTTTTTTCGACGAAATTTTCGTTTACGGTACGTCGCGTGATTTTCATCATTACGAGCGACGAACGAATTCCGTGCCGCTGAAATCGTATTGCCGGCAAATCGTATTTCGCTTCGCCGTTACTGTTCCCCGCCGTCTGTCCCGCCGTCTTGCAAGAATTACGTATTTAATGTAGTATGGTTTTTACGGCGCTTTAGCTCATCTGGATAGAGCAACTGCCTTCTAAGCAGTAGGTAGGCGGTTCGAGTCCGCCATGCGTCAATCCTAAGCCGTTTTCCATCATATCTGAACGGCGTTATTATCTTTTATAATCCGTATATTCGTATTTCATAAAAAATTTCTTGCAGAATTTGGAAACTCGTGTTACTATAATTGGCAAAAAAGGAGGTCATTATATATGACAGGTTTACCGTTTATTTTTGTTTTTGTCATTGCGATCATTGTCATGGTTTTAGCAATTTCAAAATTCAAAATTCATCCCTTTATTTCGATCATGTGTATTTCGTTGCTGCTCGGTTTGATCGCCGGTATTCCGCTCGTCGACATGAAAACCGCCGACGGAAAAACGGTGCAGGGACTTGCAAACGTTATCGG
This Treponema socranskii subsp. buccale DNA region includes the following protein-coding sequences:
- a CDS encoding type I 3-dehydroquinate dehydratase — encoded protein: MGKPLVCLTLTSLTLEENAALVRKYNRYIDVAELRVDFLAPDEQLSVRRFPAMVNVPCILTIRRTADGGRFASNEMSRTMLFGRALAFADQDPQKNFAYVDFEQDFRVPSLQDACLAFGVRIIRSCHDMEKPIKNLKAKCEAMRTTGYEIPKIAFMPKTLSDVADMFREASSMADHEHILCAMGPMGQVTRILAYKLHSYLTYVSPEETESNIPAIGHIDPVTLNDVYRFRALSDRTALYAVTGWPLAKTSSPALHNEGYKINNIDALLFPLRSPSVSDVLDCAASLGVRGLAVTVPHKEAVIPELIKLDSEAQAIGACNTVVRTDEGWTGCNTDAYGFQTALLRFLGVKKLRHRRVAVIGAGGAAKAVAYVVQSLGAKACIFNRTLSHAKALAERYGFDYAPLGPEAAKKIEKYADIIVQTTSKGMNSDGQASKDGDPLYFYQFTGTETVFDLVYVPAVTPIMARAAEAGCKTCNGAEMLKYQGYRQFKIFTGIDYGAECERLC
- a CDS encoding RluA family pseudouridine synthase; the encoded protein is MFPPLPTKRAHLYLKKIFERLQNGSLVLKQVSLPSEERDGHGVMIGCLVCADAEGNKIILNAVSGNSLVAEGESEGIWVPPIVSAELITDALLPNDKRIHELTAALKSAPENERRRIAAEREILTTESLRKVHELYRFHCIDGSVRHLSDICKTKLPPTGTGDCCAPKLLEYAFSHSLFPVSMDEMYWGKATQSKESGTSYPPCDERCALVLPSMLGLEIVYRDDAILVVNKPSGLLSVPGRGPEKQDCIVNRMKRLFPKTIPYPSVHRLDMETSGLMVLAFTQDAQRSLSMQFEKGDVHKRYIALLDGSLENAPGRCAPLPSVVEGRMELKFSLDWPNRPKRVYDEANGKLGITEWKKLGYNRYRGTDGKNRKVTRILFIPHTGRTHQLRVASSDMQGFGLPIVGDSLYGTCGAGERLMLHASYLSFIHPVRGERVAFECEPDF